A stretch of Paracoccus sp. N5 DNA encodes these proteins:
- a CDS encoding formate dehydrogenase subunit gamma yields the protein MAKRIFSQPGDHIETTAPVTVSRYRGFTRANHWVTAGSLIVLLLSGMALFHPALFFLTGLFGGGQATRWLHPFVGILLFFSFFILFLQLWRLNLPRAEDVTWVENIGDLLKGDEEKLPELGKYNAGQKFIFWGMSALIVVLIVSGVMVWEQYFPQLVSIPVRRWAMLVHSLAAVAIILVFILHVYAAFWTRGTLRAMTRGTVTGGWAWKHHRKWLRELAGRERRGPAE from the coding sequence ATGGCAAAGCGCATCTTTTCCCAACCCGGCGACCATATCGAAACCACCGCTCCGGTGACGGTCAGCCGCTATCGCGGCTTTACCCGCGCCAACCACTGGGTGACCGCCGGCAGCCTGATCGTGCTGCTGCTGTCGGGCATGGCGCTGTTCCACCCGGCGCTGTTCTTCCTGACCGGGCTTTTCGGCGGCGGCCAAGCCACGCGCTGGCTGCACCCCTTCGTCGGCATCCTGCTGTTCTTCAGCTTCTTCATCCTGTTCCTGCAGCTCTGGCGCCTGAACCTGCCGCGCGCCGAGGACGTGACCTGGGTCGAGAACATCGGCGACCTGCTCAAGGGCGACGAGGAAAAGCTGCCCGAGCTGGGCAAGTACAATGCCGGGCAGAAGTTCATCTTCTGGGGCATGTCGGCGCTGATCGTGGTGCTGATCGTCTCGGGCGTGATGGTGTGGGAGCAATATTTTCCGCAGCTGGTCTCGATCCCGGTGCGCCGCTGGGCCATGCTGGTGCATTCGCTGGCGGCGGTGGCGATCATCCTGGTCTTCATCCTGCACGTCTATGCGGCGTTCTGGACCCGCGGCACGCTGCGCGCCATGACGCGCGGCACCGTCACCGGCGGCTGGGCCTGGAAGCACCACCGCAAATGGCTGCGGGAACTGGCTGGACGCGAGCGGCGCGGCCCGGCAGAGTAG
- the fdnG gene encoding formate dehydrogenase-N subunit alpha — translation MNIDLSRRGFLKLAGAGVAATSLGAMGFGEAEAAEQAHVRAFKLASMTETRNTCTYCSVACGILIYSKGDVAAGEQAVITHIEGDADHPTNRGTLCPKGAALKDIVHSETRLTAPRIRRPGAAAFEEISWDEALDKIARALKDDRDANMVLTNDLGVPVNRWTTTGFLAASATTNETAWLTYKTVRAMGIVGFDNQARVUHGPTVSSLGPTFGRGAMTNPWTDIKNTDLVIVMGGNAAEAHPCGFKWVTEAKARRGAKLIVVDPRFTRTASVSDYYAPIRPGSDITFLMALINWMIQNDRVQWDYVRNFTNAPFIVKDEFGWSDGLFSGYDPEKRDYDKSSWDYVIGEDGFAQVDMTLENPRCVWNLLKEHVSRYTPELVEQVCGTPKDRFLHIAQMIGECAAPDKAMTSMYALGWTQHSKGAQNIRGMAMLQLVLGNIGVRGGGMNALRGHSNIQGLTDIGLMSNLLPGYMNIPTEAEPDLATYMSSRSFKPLRPGQTSYWQNYSKFFVSFMKAMWGDAATAGNEWAYHWLPKLDVPTYDVLRMFELMKAGKVNNYFCQGFNPLLAFPNRGKLTEAFGKLKLLVVMDPLETETARFWENHGEHNDVDTAAIQTEVIQLPTTCFAEDDGSLVNSGRWLQWHWAAGTPPGQSKRDTWIMSQIFQRVRKLYQDEGGILPEPILNLTWDYANPEEPTAEELAKEMNGRALADVHDIQDTAKLLTPAGKLLANFSQYRDDGSTMGACWIFSGSWTEQGNMMARRDNGDPDDVGLFPNWTYAWPLNRRILYNRASADLQGKPWDASRKLMEWDGEKWAGYDVPDIAPTSKPGEVGPFIMNQEGTSRLFTRGMMRDGPFPTHMEPFESPIANVFNPEMRGNPVARVFVDDAEQFATSDEFPFVATSYRLTEHFHYWTKNNRINAALQPEFFVEISEELAALKGITRGGWVRVWSKRGSVKAKALVTKRLKPLQCGDKTVYVVGIPLHWGFVGAARKGWGPNSLTPFVGDANVETPEFKAFLVNIEPATGEAVS, via the coding sequence ATGAACATCGACCTCTCGCGGCGTGGCTTTCTGAAGCTGGCCGGCGCGGGTGTCGCGGCAACCTCGCTGGGAGCCATGGGCTTTGGCGAGGCAGAGGCGGCGGAGCAGGCGCATGTGCGTGCCTTCAAGCTGGCCTCGATGACCGAGACGCGCAACACCTGCACCTATTGCTCGGTCGCCTGCGGCATCCTGATCTATTCCAAGGGCGACGTGGCGGCCGGCGAACAGGCCGTCATCACCCATATCGAGGGCGACGCCGACCACCCGACCAACCGCGGCACGCTTTGCCCGAAAGGCGCGGCGCTGAAGGACATCGTCCATTCCGAGACCCGCCTGACCGCGCCCCGCATCCGCCGCCCCGGCGCCGCCGCTTTCGAGGAGATCAGCTGGGACGAGGCGCTGGACAAGATCGCCCGCGCGCTGAAGGACGACCGCGACGCCAACATGGTGCTGACGAACGACCTCGGCGTGCCGGTCAACCGCTGGACCACCACGGGCTTCCTGGCCGCCTCGGCCACCACCAATGAAACCGCATGGCTGACCTACAAGACGGTGCGCGCCATGGGGATCGTCGGATTCGACAACCAGGCGCGCGTCTGACACGGCCCCACGGTGTCCAGTTTGGGCCCGACATTTGGCCGCGGAGCGATGACCAACCCCTGGACCGACATCAAGAACACCGACCTGGTGATCGTGATGGGCGGGAATGCTGCCGAAGCCCATCCCTGCGGCTTCAAATGGGTGACCGAAGCCAAGGCGCGGCGCGGCGCCAAGCTGATCGTCGTGGACCCGCGGTTCACGCGCACGGCCTCGGTGTCCGATTATTACGCGCCGATCCGACCCGGCTCGGACATCACCTTCCTGATGGCGCTGATCAACTGGATGATCCAGAACGACAGGGTCCAGTGGGACTATGTCCGGAACTTCACCAACGCGCCCTTCATCGTGAAGGACGAGTTCGGCTGGAGCGACGGGCTGTTCTCGGGCTACGACCCCGAAAAGCGCGACTATGACAAGTCGAGCTGGGATTACGTCATCGGCGAGGACGGCTTCGCCCAGGTCGACATGACGCTGGAGAACCCGCGCTGTGTCTGGAACCTGCTGAAAGAGCATGTCTCGCGCTATACGCCCGAGCTGGTCGAGCAGGTCTGCGGCACGCCCAAGGACCGTTTCCTGCATATCGCGCAGATGATCGGCGAATGCGCGGCGCCCGACAAGGCCATGACCTCGATGTATGCCCTGGGCTGGACCCAGCATTCCAAGGGCGCGCAGAACATCCGCGGCATGGCGATGCTGCAACTGGTGCTGGGCAATATCGGCGTGCGCGGCGGCGGCATGAACGCCTTGCGCGGGCATTCGAACATCCAGGGCCTGACCGATATCGGGCTGATGTCGAACCTGCTGCCCGGCTACATGAACATCCCGACCGAGGCGGAGCCGGACCTGGCGACCTATATGTCCAGCCGTTCCTTCAAGCCGCTGCGGCCGGGCCAGACCAGCTATTGGCAGAACTATTCCAAGTTCTTCGTCAGCTTCATGAAGGCGATGTGGGGCGATGCCGCCACGGCCGGGAACGAATGGGCCTATCATTGGCTGCCCAAGCTGGACGTGCCGACCTATGACGTGCTGCGCATGTTCGAGCTGATGAAGGCGGGCAAGGTCAACAACTACTTCTGCCAGGGCTTCAACCCGCTTCTGGCCTTCCCCAACCGCGGCAAGCTGACCGAGGCCTTCGGCAAGCTGAAGCTGCTGGTCGTCATGGACCCGCTGGAGACCGAGACCGCCCGCTTCTGGGAAAACCACGGCGAACACAACGACGTGGACACCGCCGCGATCCAGACCGAGGTGATCCAGCTGCCCACCACCTGCTTTGCCGAAGACGACGGTTCGCTGGTGAACTCGGGGCGCTGGCTGCAATGGCACTGGGCGGCGGGCACGCCGCCGGGCCAGTCGAAACGCGACACCTGGATCATGTCGCAGATCTTCCAGCGCGTCAGGAAACTTTACCAGGACGAGGGCGGCATCCTGCCAGAGCCGATCCTGAACCTGACCTGGGACTATGCCAACCCCGAGGAACCGACGGCCGAGGAACTGGCGAAAGAGATGAACGGCCGGGCGCTGGCCGATGTCCACGACATTCAGGACACCGCCAAGCTGCTGACGCCGGCGGGCAAGCTTCTGGCGAACTTCAGCCAGTATCGCGACGACGGCTCGACCATGGGCGCCTGCTGGATCTTCTCGGGCTCCTGGACCGAACAGGGCAACATGATGGCCCGGCGCGACAACGGCGACCCCGACGACGTCGGCCTGTTCCCGAACTGGACCTATGCCTGGCCGCTGAACCGGCGCATCCTCTACAACCGCGCCTCGGCCGACCTGCAGGGCAAGCCCTGGGATGCCAGCCGCAAGCTGATGGAATGGGACGGCGAGAAATGGGCCGGCTACGACGTGCCCGACATCGCCCCCACCTCGAAACCCGGCGAGGTCGGCCCCTTCATCATGAACCAGGAGGGCACCTCGCGGCTGTTCACCCGCGGCATGATGCGCGACGGGCCCTTCCCGACCCATATGGAGCCGTTCGAAAGCCCCATCGCCAACGTCTTCAACCCCGAGATGCGGGGCAATCCGGTGGCGCGGGTCTTTGTCGACGATGCCGAGCAATTCGCCACCAGCGACGAATTCCCCTTCGTCGCCACCTCCTACCGGCTGACCGAGCATTTCCACTACTGGACCAAGAACAACCGCATCAACGCGGCACTCCAGCCCGAATTCTTCGTCGAGATCAGCGAGGAACTGGCGGCGCTGAAGGGCATCACCCGGGGCGGCTGGGTGCGGGTCTGGTCCAAGCGCGGTTCGGTCAAGGCCAAGGCGCTGGTGACGAAGCGGCTGAAGCCGCTGCAATGCGGCGACAAGACCGTCTATGTCGTCGGCATCCCGCTGCATTGGGGCTTCGTCGGTGCGGCGCGCAAGGGCTGGGGGCCGAACAGCCTGACGCCCTTCGTCGGCGACGCCAATGTGGAAACGCCTGAATTCAAGGCCTTCCTCGTCAACATCGAACCGGCAACCGGGGAGGCGGTGTCATGA
- a CDS encoding aromatic ring-hydroxylating dioxygenase subunit alpha, protein MLNTVEILNQLANRQKNFALTRDLYCDEGVFQTDLAQIWYKEWLFAVPACEIPKTGNYATMQVGAYPVLIVRGGDGKVRAFHNVCRHRGQRLCSKPNGSTPKLVCPYHQWTYELDGKLLYARDMGDDFDASKFGLKPVHCVDLNGMVFICLAEVPPAIADVAKQLMSYLAPSALADAKVAHSSTIIENGNWKLVIENNRECYHCGGSHPSLCRTYSDNPRMTAMEGPDSASPDILAHWKRCEEAGLPSRFVNHPKMQWRLARIPLLNNAESYTMSTKAAVKKRMGSMPFNDAGSLLFFHYPNTWNHFLADHAIVFRVLPISPTETQVTTNWLVHKDAVEGVDYNIEDLTTVWINTNDEDRQVVEENQKGILSPAYEPGPYSSIQEEGVVQFIDWYADTMIGRLSPTPAMAAE, encoded by the coding sequence ATGCTGAACACAGTCGAGATCCTGAACCAACTCGCCAACCGCCAGAAGAACTTCGCGCTGACCCGCGATCTTTACTGCGACGAGGGCGTTTTCCAGACCGACCTCGCGCAGATCTGGTACAAGGAATGGCTGTTCGCCGTTCCGGCCTGCGAGATTCCCAAGACCGGCAACTATGCCACCATGCAGGTCGGCGCCTATCCGGTGCTGATCGTGCGCGGCGGCGACGGCAAGGTGCGGGCCTTCCACAACGTCTGCCGCCACCGCGGCCAGCGCCTGTGCTCCAAGCCGAACGGCTCGACCCCGAAACTGGTCTGCCCCTATCACCAGTGGACCTACGAGCTGGACGGCAAGCTGCTCTATGCCCGCGACATGGGCGACGATTTCGACGCCTCGAAATTCGGGCTGAAGCCGGTGCATTGCGTGGACCTGAACGGCATGGTCTTCATCTGCCTGGCCGAGGTGCCGCCCGCGATCGCCGATGTGGCCAAGCAGCTGATGAGCTATCTGGCGCCCAGTGCGCTGGCCGATGCCAAGGTGGCCCATTCCTCGACCATCATCGAGAACGGCAACTGGAAGCTGGTGATCGAGAACAACCGCGAATGCTATCACTGCGGCGGCAGCCACCCCTCGCTCTGCCGGACCTATTCCGACAACCCGCGCATGACCGCGATGGAGGGCCCCGACAGCGCCAGCCCCGACATCCTGGCGCATTGGAAGCGCTGCGAAGAGGCCGGCCTGCCCTCGCGCTTCGTCAACCACCCCAAGATGCAATGGCGCCTGGCCCGCATCCCGCTGCTGAACAACGCCGAAAGCTACACCATGAGCACCAAGGCCGCGGTCAAGAAGCGCATGGGCAGCATGCCCTTCAACGACGCCGGCAGCCTGCTGTTCTTCCATTATCCGAACACTTGGAACCACTTCCTGGCCGACCATGCCATCGTCTTCCGCGTGCTGCCGATCAGCCCGACCGAAACCCAGGTCACCACGAACTGGCTGGTGCACAAGGACGCGGTCGAAGGCGTGGACTACAATATCGAGGATCTGACCACCGTCTGGATCAACACCAATGACGAGGACCGCCAGGTCGTCGAGGAAAACCAGAAGGGCATCCTGTCGCCGGCCTATGAGCCCGGCCCCTATTCCTCGATCCAGGAAGAGGGCGTGGTGCAGTTCATCGACTGGTATGCCGACACCATGATCGGCCGCCTGTCCCCCACCCCGGCGATGGCAGCGGAATAA
- the fdhE gene encoding formate dehydrogenase accessory protein FdhE — protein MTASLKPDPSMIGGIARVPLVHLPDPQALFAARAGRFDFLAGHNANLAPYLRFLAAICRAQAQLAAELPAPAPLPDATIEQARAARMPPLDRQALRAPLAQALAALLPRLEAVEMPEPARLALAALEAAEDADRDWVIGNVLSDSIPADSVAPHVFAAAALQVVASLHAAALPGDRLVAIRTGTCPACGGRPVASLVTENIGAEGARYCACATCQVLWNEVRVKCTCCGSTKGITYRSVETEEATVKAECCRECGQWVKILYQNKNPTLEVVADDVASLGLDLMMRDTEWRRGGFDPFLAGF, from the coding sequence ATGACTGCAAGCCTGAAACCCGACCCTTCCATGATCGGCGGCATCGCCCGGGTGCCGCTGGTGCATCTGCCCGATCCGCAGGCGCTGTTTGCCGCCCGCGCCGGGCGTTTCGATTTCCTGGCCGGGCATAATGCCAACCTGGCGCCCTATCTGCGCTTCCTGGCGGCGATCTGCCGGGCGCAGGCCCAGCTGGCCGCCGAGCTGCCCGCCCCCGCGCCCCTGCCCGATGCGACCATCGAGCAGGCCCGCGCCGCCCGCATGCCGCCCCTGGACCGCCAGGCGCTGCGCGCGCCGCTGGCCCAGGCGCTGGCCGCCCTGCTGCCCAGGCTGGAAGCCGTCGAGATGCCCGAGCCCGCCCGGCTGGCGCTGGCCGCCCTGGAAGCGGCCGAGGATGCGGACCGCGACTGGGTCATCGGCAACGTGCTCTCGGACAGCATCCCCGCCGACAGCGTCGCCCCGCATGTCTTTGCCGCCGCCGCCTTGCAGGTCGTGGCCAGCCTGCATGCCGCCGCCCTGCCCGGCGACAGGCTGGTGGCGATCCGCACCGGCACCTGTCCGGCCTGCGGCGGCCGCCCCGTCGCCAGCCTCGTCACCGAAAACATCGGTGCCGAGGGCGCGCGCTATTGCGCCTGCGCCACCTGCCAGGTGCTGTGGAACGAGGTGCGGGTGAAATGCACCTGCTGCGGCTCGACCAAGGGCATCACCTATCGCTCGGTCGAGACCGAAGAGGCCACGGTCAAGGCCGAATGCTGCCGGGAATGCGGTCAGTGGGTCAAGATCTTGTATCAGAACAAGAACCCGACCCTGGAAGTTGTAGCAGACGACGTGGCGAGCCTTGGTCTCGACCTGATGATGCGCGACACGGAATGGCGGCGCGGCGGCTTCGACCCCTTCCTGGCGGGGTTCTGA
- a CDS encoding hybrid-cluster NAD(P)-dependent oxidoreductase gives MAVLVKAFGDRPWKDDEPLECVMVVPETSDTATFTFRAPSGAYFDYQPGQFVTLDLPVPGGNVQRTYTISSSPSRPLSISVTVKAQAGSIGTRWMLDHLRPGMRLKAFGPAGIFTFVRHEAPKYLMISAGSGITPMMSMTTWAWDSGEMPDIVFVHAARTPSEIIFRQRLEGMADRVPGLQLRFTVEEGDPFRTWHGYRGRLNQIMLGLMAPDYLEREVFCCGPEPFMQAVRDMLIALGFDMDRYHQESFGAPVRNESEAPVLDDVVLDDAAGAQITFAASGITAKCAETDTVLAVAKANGLNIPSGCTFGLCGTCKIRKTSGEVHMVHNGGITDDDIEAGYILACCSHPMGAIAVEV, from the coding sequence ATGGCGGTCCTGGTCAAGGCATTCGGCGACCGGCCCTGGAAGGACGACGAGCCGCTGGAATGCGTGATGGTGGTGCCCGAGACATCGGACACCGCCACATTCACCTTTCGCGCGCCCTCGGGGGCCTATTTCGACTATCAGCCGGGGCAGTTCGTCACGCTGGACCTGCCGGTGCCCGGCGGCAACGTGCAGCGCACCTACACGATCAGCTCATCGCCCTCGCGGCCGCTGTCGATCTCGGTCACGGTCAAGGCGCAGGCGGGCAGCATCGGCACGCGCTGGATGCTGGACCACCTGCGGCCGGGGATGCGGCTGAAAGCCTTCGGCCCGGCCGGCATCTTTACCTTCGTGCGGCACGAGGCGCCGAAATACCTGATGATCTCGGCCGGGTCCGGCATCACGCCGATGATGTCCATGACCACCTGGGCCTGGGATTCGGGCGAGATGCCGGACATCGTCTTCGTCCACGCCGCCCGCACCCCCAGCGAGATCATCTTCCGCCAGCGCCTGGAAGGCATGGCCGACCGCGTGCCCGGCCTGCAGCTGCGCTTCACGGTCGAGGAGGGCGACCCGTTCCGCACCTGGCACGGCTATCGCGGCCGGCTGAACCAGATCATGCTGGGCCTGATGGCGCCCGACTATCTGGAGCGCGAGGTGTTCTGCTGCGGCCCCGAGCCCTTCATGCAGGCGGTGCGCGACATGCTGATCGCGCTTGGCTTCGACATGGACCGCTATCACCAGGAAAGTTTCGGCGCCCCGGTCCGCAACGAATCCGAGGCTCCGGTGCTGGACGACGTGGTGCTGGACGATGCCGCCGGCGCGCAGATCACCTTTGCCGCCTCGGGCATCACCGCGAAATGCGCCGAGACCGACACCGTGCTGGCGGTGGCCAAGGCGAACGGGCTGAACATCCCCTCGGGCTGCACCTTCGGCCTGTGCGGCACCTGCAAGATCAGGAAGACCTCGGGCGAGGTGCATATGGTCCACAACGGCGGCATCACCGACGACGACATCGAGGCAGGCTATATCCTGGCCTGCTGCTCGCATCCGATGGGCGCCATCGCCGTCGAAGTCTGA
- the selA gene encoding L-seryl-tRNA(Sec) selenium transferase — protein sequence MSLRDLPSVDRLLTDCGALIEEHGRAQVTDALRAELAAIREARPDPLPDAAAILALAQARLARLAQSRLRPVLNLTGTVLHTNLGRALLADAAIEAAVAAMRAPAALEYDLDTGGRGERDSHLRGLLCELTGAEDATVVNNNASAVLIVLNTLARGREAVVSRGELIEIGGAFRMPAIMEQAGCRLREVGTTNRTHARDYREAITAETGLLMKVHTSNYRIEGFTKQVPAPELAQIAHQAGLPMVNDLGSGTLVDLRRWGLAPEPTVAEAVAEGADAVTFSGDKLLGGPQAGFIVGRREIIAAINRNPLKRALRMDKIRIAATEATLRLYRDPDRLAERLPTLRLLSRPLAEIRAQAERLVPMVARALGCTVTVTPCASQIGSGALPTDTIPSAGLALTPRPEALAERLRGLATPIIGRIHDGALILDLRCLPDDAALTQALA from the coding sequence ATGTCGCTGCGTGACCTGCCCTCGGTCGACCGGCTGCTGACCGATTGCGGGGCGCTGATCGAAGAGCATGGCCGGGCGCAGGTCACTGATGCCTTGCGCGCCGAACTGGCCGCGATCCGCGAGGCCCGGCCCGATCCGCTGCCCGATGCGGCGGCGATCCTGGCGCTGGCGCAAGCCCGGCTGGCGCGGCTGGCGCAATCCCGGCTGCGCCCGGTGCTGAACCTGACCGGCACCGTGTTGCATACCAACCTTGGCCGTGCCCTGCTGGCCGATGCCGCGATCGAGGCCGCAGTGGCCGCCATGCGCGCCCCCGCGGCGCTGGAATACGATCTCGACACAGGCGGGCGCGGCGAACGCGACAGCCACCTGCGCGGGCTTTTGTGCGAACTGACCGGGGCCGAGGATGCCACCGTGGTCAACAACAACGCCTCGGCGGTGCTGATCGTGCTGAACACGCTGGCGCGGGGCCGCGAGGCCGTGGTCTCGCGCGGGGAACTGATCGAGATCGGCGGCGCCTTCCGTATGCCCGCGATCATGGAACAGGCCGGCTGCCGGCTGCGCGAGGTCGGCACCACCAACCGCACCCATGCCAGGGACTACCGCGAGGCCATCACCGCCGAGACCGGCCTGTTGATGAAGGTCCATACCTCGAACTACCGCATCGAGGGTTTCACCAAGCAGGTGCCGGCCCCCGAACTGGCGCAGATCGCGCATCAGGCGGGCCTGCCCATGGTCAACGACCTCGGCTCGGGCACGCTGGTGGATCTGCGCCGCTGGGGCCTCGCGCCCGAGCCGACCGTGGCCGAGGCGGTGGCCGAGGGCGCCGATGCCGTCACCTTCTCGGGCGACAAGCTGCTGGGCGGGCCGCAGGCGGGTTTCATCGTCGGCCGGCGCGAGATCATCGCCGCGATCAACAGGAACCCGCTGAAACGCGCCCTGCGCATGGACAAGATCCGCATCGCCGCGACCGAGGCGACGCTGCGGCTCTACCGCGACCCCGACCGGCTGGCCGAGCGGCTGCCGACCCTGCGCCTGCTCTCGCGCCCGCTGGCCGAGATCCGGGCCCAGGCCGAACGGCTGGTGCCGATGGTCGCGCGCGCGCTCGGCTGCACCGTGACCGTGACCCCCTGCGCCAGCCAGATCGGCTCGGGCGCGCTGCCGACCGACACCATCCCCAGCGCCGGCCTCGCCCTGACCCCGCGTCCCGAGGCGCTGGCCGAAAGGCTGCGGGGCCTTGCCACCCCGATCATCGGCCGCATCCATGACGGCGCGCTGATCCTCGACCTGCGCTGCCTGCCCGATGACGCGGCGCTGACCCAAGCCCTGGCATGA
- the fdxH gene encoding formate dehydrogenase subunit beta, with protein sequence MTTDPKLDSPRTAVANPPIQPMPANLGAGDVIRASAMPDLAPPTRELTPVAKLIDVSKCIGCKACQSACAEWNDTHPEIEHNTGVYENPHDLTPEMFTLMRFSEYENPETGDFEWLIRKDGCMHCVDPGCLKACPAPGAIVQYSNGIVDFIHENCIGCGYCVTGCPFNIPRISQKTHVSYKCTLCSDRVAVGQGPACAKACPTQAIVFGHKEDMIAHAEERVADLKSRGYENAGIYDPEGVGGTHVFYVLHHADKPALYSNLPENPRISPVVEGWKGVTKTLGLAAIGLAAVGSVLHGLLGRANTVSAEDEHEAEELVDPNPPPERT encoded by the coding sequence ATGACCACGGACCCCAAGCTTGACAGCCCGCGCACCGCGGTCGCCAATCCGCCGATCCAGCCGATGCCGGCGAACCTGGGCGCGGGCGACGTGATCCGCGCCTCGGCCATGCCCGACCTGGCTCCGCCCACGCGCGAGCTGACGCCGGTGGCGAAGCTGATCGACGTCAGCAAATGCATCGGCTGCAAGGCCTGCCAGTCGGCCTGCGCCGAATGGAACGACACCCATCCCGAGATCGAGCACAACACCGGCGTCTATGAGAACCCCCACGACCTGACGCCCGAGATGTTCACGCTGATGCGGTTTTCCGAATACGAGAACCCCGAGACCGGCGATTTCGAATGGCTGATCCGCAAGGACGGCTGCATGCATTGCGTCGATCCCGGCTGCCTCAAGGCCTGCCCGGCTCCGGGCGCCATCGTGCAATATTCGAACGGCATCGTCGATTTCATCCACGAGAACTGCATCGGCTGCGGCTATTGCGTGACCGGCTGCCCGTTCAACATCCCGCGCATCAGCCAGAAGACCCATGTCAGCTACAAATGCACGCTCTGTTCCGACCGGGTGGCGGTGGGACAGGGACCGGCCTGCGCCAAGGCCTGCCCGACCCAGGCCATCGTCTTCGGCCACAAGGAGGACATGATCGCCCATGCCGAAGAGCGCGTGGCCGACCTGAAGTCCCGCGGCTATGAAAACGCCGGCATCTACGACCCCGAGGGCGTCGGCGGCACGCATGTGTTCTATGTGCTGCACCATGCCGACAAGCCGGCGCTTTATTCCAACCTGCCCGAGAACCCGCGCATCTCGCCCGTGGTCGAGGGCTGGAAGGGCGTCACCAAGACGCTGGGCCTGGCCGCCATCGGCCTTGCCGCGGTCGGCTCGGTGCTGCACGGGCTTCTGGGCCGCGCCAATACCGTCAGCGCCGAGGACGAGCACGAGGCCGAGGAACTGGTCGATCCCAACCCCCCGCCCGAGAGGACATGA
- a CDS encoding TAXI family TRAP transporter solute-binding subunit, whose product MRRRTGLGIVAALALLLAGTALAQQAADNPGPSFFRIGTGSTAGTYYPIGGLLAQAISAPPGARACAEPGECGVPGLVASALASTGSVANAEAVQDGALESGFVQGDVAAWAYSGGGIWQDRPKADELRAIANLYPEAIHLVVRDGAQIESVADLRGKRVSLDEPGSGTLVDARAILAGAGLSERDISPLYLTLDKAGAAMQQGQLDALFFVGGYPAGAIAELASQQPVRILPIDGALAQKLMEEHGFLARATIPAGTYDGQEAEVATISVGAQWITSADQPEALIHDITRALWSARSRRLLDTGHARGRDIAPDRALQGIGIPLHPGATRYYRETGLLK is encoded by the coding sequence ATGCGGCGCAGGACAGGGTTGGGAATCGTCGCCGCGCTGGCGCTGCTTCTGGCCGGCACCGCGCTGGCGCAGCAGGCGGCCGACAATCCGGGGCCGTCGTTCTTTCGCATCGGCACCGGCAGCACGGCCGGCACCTATTATCCCATCGGCGGATTGCTGGCCCAGGCGATTTCGGCGCCGCCGGGGGCAAGGGCCTGCGCCGAGCCGGGCGAATGCGGCGTGCCGGGGCTGGTCGCCTCGGCCCTGGCCTCGACCGGATCGGTGGCGAATGCCGAGGCGGTGCAGGACGGTGCGCTGGAATCGGGCTTCGTCCAGGGCGATGTTGCCGCCTGGGCCTATTCCGGCGGCGGGATCTGGCAGGACAGGCCCAAGGCCGACGAGCTGCGCGCCATCGCCAATCTTTATCCCGAGGCCATCCATCTGGTCGTGCGCGACGGCGCACAGATCGAATCGGTCGCCGACCTGCGCGGCAAGCGGGTGTCGCTGGACGAGCCCGGCTCGGGCACGCTGGTCGACGCGCGGGCCATCCTGGCCGGGGCCGGGCTGTCCGAACGGGACATTTCGCCCCTCTACCTGACGCTGGACAAGGCCGGCGCGGCGATGCAGCAGGGCCAGCTTGACGCGCTGTTCTTCGTCGGCGGCTATCCGGCCGGCGCCATCGCGGAGCTCGCCAGCCAGCAACCGGTCCGCATCCTGCCCATCGACGGCGCGCTGGCCCAGAAACTGATGGAGGAGCACGGTTTCCTGGCCCGCGCCACGATCCCCGCCGGCACCTATGACGGACAGGAGGCCGAAGTCGCGACGATCAGCGTCGGCGCGCAATGGATCACCTCGGCCGACCAGCCCGAGGCGCTGATCCACGACATCACCCGGGCGCTGTGGAGCGCGCGCAGCCGCCGGCTGCTGGACACCGGCCATGCCCGGGGGCGCGACATCGCGCCCGACCGCGCGTTGCAGGGCATCGGCATCCCGCTGCATCCCGGCGCCACGCGCTATTACCGCGAGACCGGCCTGCTGAAGTAA